Proteins encoded in a region of the Globicephala melas chromosome 1, mGloMel1.2, whole genome shotgun sequence genome:
- the LOC132593651 gene encoding bolA-like protein 3 isoform X2, translating to MAAWSQAAAAPLLNRTRRLPLLLCAQCMFASQTEGELKVTQNLKEKFPQATAIKVTDISGGIKRRNQRYARIADIYLCPQTLTMPWLCRCCC from the exons ATGGCAGCGTGGAGCCAGGCCGCGGCAGCGCCTCTGCTCAACAGAACCCGCcgccttcctcttctcctctgtGCTCAGTGCATGTTTGCCTCGCAGACTGAGGGGGAGCTCAAAGTGACCCAAAATCTCAAAGAAAAGTTTCCTCAAGCTACAGCTATCAAAGTCACTGACATTTCAGGAG gcattaaaagaagaaatcaaag gtacgcACGGATCGCAGATATTTACCTCTGTCCCCAGACATTGACCATGCCCTGGCTATGTAGATGTTGCTGCTAA
- the LOC132593651 gene encoding bolA-like protein 3 isoform X1, producing the protein MAAWSQAAAAPLLNRTRRLPLLLCAQCMFASQTEGELKVTQNLKEKFPQATAIKVTDISGGCGAMYEIQIELEELKEKRTVQQHQMVNQALKEEIKGTHGSQIFTSVPRH; encoded by the exons ATGGCAGCGTGGAGCCAGGCCGCGGCAGCGCCTCTGCTCAACAGAACCCGCcgccttcctcttctcctctgtGCTCAGTGCATGTTTGCCTCGCAGACTGAGGGGGAGCTCAAAGTGACCCAAAATCTCAAAGAAAAGTTTCCTCAAGCTACAGCTATCAAAGTCACTGACATTTCAGGAGGTTGTGGGGCAAtgtatgaaattcaaattgaattgGAAGAACTTAAGGAGAAGAGAACGGTCCAACAGCATCAGATGGTAAATCAGgcattaaaagaagaaatcaaag gtacgcACGGATCGCAGATATTTACCTCTGTCCCCAGACATTGA